DNA sequence from the Neomonachus schauinslandi chromosome 16, ASM220157v2, whole genome shotgun sequence genome:
CGGCCACTCTTTCCCAAGCCCTCCCCAGTCCCTTTTTCCAGGCACCATCCCCATGACTACTCCAGGCTGTCAACACAGTTTAAAGGGCCAGTGCCCCAGTCCCAAAAGCTTAGCCCTCTCAGACCAGAAAGTCCCGCctcaccaccccccaaccccccaaccctGAAACAAAAGCTCCTGGGACATTAATATTCCAGGCACAGACACTGTTGGTTACTGACTCCtcaggagggggagggaacaAGACAAaagccccccaccctcaccccatgTGCACCCTCAAGCAGAGAGCAGAGGAATAATTGGGGGGGGAAATACCGAGGTCCTGATGGCTCCCAGGAAATGTTGAGTTTCTGCCACTGACTTGCCTGGGAACCCTGAGCCTCAttctccacatctgtaaaatggggggtaGCACTGGGTTGGCCCTGAGGTCCAGAATCCATGGATAGGTTTCAggatggtttttgtttgttgttgttgtttgtttgttttttaagcaccAAAATGTGCAGACAGGCCAGTTTTCATGTGCATGGGCATGTTTCTGGACTTGTAATAACAGCAGCTTTGCAGGAAGGGCTCCCTGAGCTTCGGGCACTGGCATCAACCCCCTTTTAAATGGAAGGCATCAGAAAAGTCAcaccacttgcccaaggtcacaaagacgGCCAGTGGTCCAGCTGGGATCAACCCAGATGTTTAGGAGGAGAATGACGATGTCACAAAGTCGTTGTGAGGTGGAAATGAAATCCTGCCTGGCACAagctattcattcatccatctccCAGACACAGACCAAGTCTCAGGCACACTTCTAGGCACTAGGGGTGCAGCAGTAAAACCAACGGATGACACCCCTGCCTTCATGGGGTGTGTGCGGTGTGTATTCTAGTGATGGGGGACAAACACAATAAACAAGTAAGCAAATTAACAAAATAACTTCAGGGACATTTCTGTAGAAGAAATAGAGCCAATGGCAATGACAAAGTGTTCTGGAGGTGGTGGGACGGGGTGTGAGTGGAGATCTCCGGGAGGAGGTGTGGATGTGAGCAGAGATCCAActgagagtgggagggagggagtcgTGGAAGATCAAGGgcgaagaacattccaggcagagagaagtgcAAGGGCCCTGAGGTGGCCATGCTCAGTGAGTCTGAGGAACATCAAGGGCCAATGAGCCTGGAGTGAAGAAGTAGCGGGAGGGTGGTTGGAACTGCAGTCAGGGAGGGGCCAGGCCATATAGCACCTTGAAGGCCCAGGGAAGGAGACCAGATTTTATTCTCAGTGTCATGGGCAGCCTTCAGAGCGTTTTAAGCAGAGAGGTGACTTGATCTGATTTACCTTCTTGAAAAATCcatctggctgctgtgtggagaatggcCTGAGGGGAAGCAGGCAtggaagcagggagccccatgagtaGCTCTTGAAGGTCAAGGTAAGAGATGGTGTCATTGGGCTAGGGTAGTGGTAGAGGAGGTAAACAAAGATGAATTGATTTGGGATATGATTTTTAGAGGTAGATGGATAGATCTTGCTGATGGAATGGATGTGAGAGTGAGGGAAAGGTTTTTAGGCCTGAGCAACTGGATGGATGGTTGTGATATTTACTGAGATTGAGAAAACATGGGGAGGAAAATATTTGGGGCCAGGATTGGACATGTCAAGCTTGATGTGCCAGGAGGTGCTAAATTAACCCCTAATAGTGGCTTAAATACACAAAGCATGATATTCAAACCTAAGGGAAGTCCAGAAGTAGGCATCCAGGGCTTTTGAGGCAGCTCCACAGCATCACCAAAGACTCAGGCACCTTCTGGCTCTTAGTTCCACCATCCCTACTGCCCTTGTGCTCTTGTCAAAATGGCTGCCAGAACTCCAGGCATCACATCCTACTTCCAGGCAGCATAAAGGTGACCTGGAAGAAAAAGGACTTGTCGCCTTTCTTGAGGAAGTCCTCCCAAAATTACCACATGAATTACCGGAGAAATTACTTTTCCTTCTATCAAATTGGACAAAACATTATCACATGGCCTCacttagctgcaagggagtctggaaaATATCTCTTTCTGCGGGTCATAGGGCATCCATAAATACAATCAGGGTTCTTTTACtaagaagaaaagggaattatGGATGCCAGGTAGAAAGCCAgctgtctctgcctccatcctccaGAATTAATCTTTTCTACCCTCAGCAGCCAAATCAGGTTACCTAGTCCTCTTACAGGGAACATAACACTTCTGATGGGCTATTACAGTGATTTGTGTCTACCTCCCTGTAAATCTGGAAGGCCTTCCAGGGCAGGGATCTCATCTGACTCATCTCTGGGCACCTGGCCCCTAAACACCTACCTACCGCTCAAGAAACACTCGAATGAATGGGCCAGAATGTCAGAGACATGAAGCTATAGTTATCCCACATTTAAAGGGAAATAACCCCATTTGATCATGGCACTTTTCCTGTTTAAAAACCTCCCTCCCACGGCCTTCAGGATAAAAGCTCATCTCCCGAGCTTGGCGTTTGTGGCCCTTCACTAGCAAATCCCACAACCCCTCTTGCACATTTCCTTCTACCCAGACAGCCAGGAGGGGATGTGAAAGCAAACTGTAGAATTAGAGAGAGCTCTGGATGCAgatcctgcccccctccccactgcccctctgACTACtaccttgaacaagtcattttctttctctggaccAATtgtctcatctctaaaatgggaattaaaaaaaccTGGGGATTGATAATAGTGCCTACCTTATCCGGGTATTGTGATGATGAGGTGGAAATTGTATAGCTGATACCCTTAGCAGAGCCTGGCACTGCAAGTGCCTAATAAACACCAGCTACCACTCtgtggttattttattttgaagatgaccgtgacaatgatgatggtgatgctgatgctgattaATCCCAGCTCTGAGCTTTACTCTAGGCTACTGCCTCTGCTGAAAATACCCCCTTACTAATCCCCTACCTTGCTCCTCTGATGGATTAATCATGTTAGGTTGACTGCAATAACATGAGCCCTGAAATCTCAATGGCTTAACAAAAAAGTGTATTTCTCATTCGTGTCACAGTCCTGTGCATGCAGGTTGCAGGGGACAGTCAGTCAGGGCCCCGGGCTCCTTCCCGCTTGTGATCCTGTCCTCCTAAGGCTCCTCGGGGTCCTCTCCATTCAGGCAGCAAGAAGGATTTTGAGTGACAGGAGCCAGGCTAGAAGGGGTGTCTGTCTGTTCCACctacatcccattggccagaaaTCGGTCACATGGCCCCAACTAAGTATAAGGGATCCTAGGAAATGGAGCCCAATCGTGTGTTGTACCAGTTAACTTTAGCGGTGTAACAGACCCTCCAAAACGTGATAGCTCGAAACAACAGTCACGTTATTTGCTTATGACTCTGGGAGTCAGTGATTCGGACTGAATTGGCTGGGCAGTTCTTCTCTTGGTCTCAGCTGGAGTCACTCATGTGCCTGCAGTCACCTGGGGCTGGAGGGCCCAGGATGGCCCCACTCACATGACTGGCAGTTGGTGCTGGCTCCTGGCTGGGCTTCTCTCTCCATGTGGTCCCTTGCCCTCAAGGAAGCTAGGAGGGATATCTTCACCCGATGGTCTCAGGACAGCAAGAGGGCACAAATGGAAACTGCAAGGACTGGGCTCCAGAACTCAGAAAATATCACTTTTAGGAaattctgttggccaaagcaaatcacaggGCCCGCCCAGATTCACAGGGTCGGAGTGCCTCCTTaatgagaggaggagagaagtcaACTTACAAAGGACATGCACAGGGATGGGAAGAATATTGTGGCCATCTTTGCAGGCAAACTACAATGTGTGCCCAGGTGTGAAAGACAGGATTTGGTGAGCACGTAGCAGCTTCCCACACCTGGTGATTCCTGCTCACTGTAAGATCTGGATCCAATGGAGCTtccttccagaaccttctctaATCACCCATCTCCCTAGGTGGCCTTagtctctccccttcctctgggctcccagtGTGCCCTGTGCTGCCCCCATTAGAGCACATACCACTGGATCTTGACTGGCAGCCCCTCTCGAGCAGGTTTTCTCCATCTCCCAAAGTCCAGCCCTCAGGAAATGTTGGGTGCAATGAACTGaatgagagggaaaagaaagagattggAGGTTTGGgtgggagaggaacagagggagagagaaaagatggaaTTGCAGCCCTCAACGAGTTTCTCTGTCTACTGGCCCAGGGGCTGGACAGGAAGTACAGACAGAGAACGTGACCGTGGCTGAGGGAGGGGTGGCCGAGATAACCTGCCGTCTGCACCAGTATGATGGGTCCATAGTTGTCATTCAGAACCCAGCGAGGCAGACCCTCTTCTTCAACGGCACCCGCGGTGAGTGCTGGGGTAGGGAATGCTGTCTTGAAAGAGGAGGGCTGGGGCCTGACCCCTGTGTCCTGAAAGAGGACAGAGCGGAGAGTGTGGACTCGGGTCCTGACAGAGCATGGAGCTAGGGGTCTGGACTCCTGGTCCTGTGGGCAGCAGGGCCTGAATCGTTCTGGGTCCCCAAGGGAGTAACTAGGTGGGCCCCTTAGAGGCACAGGTATGGCTGGCTGGAGAGAGGACGCCAAGAGCAGGTCTCTAAGCTCCTGGCGGAAGGGCGGGACCCCTGAGGCCAGGACTCCCCAGTTTCATCCCTTCCTGTTCATTCTGTCTAGCCCTGAAGGACGAGCGTTTCCAGCTTGAGGAGTTCTCCCCCCGCCGCGTGCGGATCCGGCTCTCAGATGCCCGCCTGGAGGACGAGGGGGGCTACTTCTGCCAGCTCTACACGGAGGATACCCACCACCAGATTGCCACGCTCACTGTATTGGGTAACGCCACCCCCCTCCTCAGACTCatcccctccttctttctcctctgcttctctcttatcCTGaaacctggtttttttttttacctggttGTTTTTGACCTCTGCCACCCGGGATCCTTGTTCCACCTAGTTACTTTGAGTCTCCCTCGGTGTCTCCGCTGACCGCCTCCCCTTACCCCTTCCTCCCTACGGCAGTGGCCCCAGAGAATCCCGTGGTGGAGGTTCGGGAGCAGGCGGTGGAGGGAGGCGAGGTGGAGCTCAGTTGCCTAGTCCCGCGGTCCCGCCCTGCGGCGGTCCTGCGCTGGTACCGCGACCGCAAGGAGCTGAAAGGTActacctggggtggggggcggggcggggcggggtgggaggggaggtgcCGGCGGGAGGTGGGACTGAGAGGAGGCGGGGCTTGGAGAAGAGCGCACAGGCGGACACTGGCCACTCAATACGCCTCTACGGAATGAATTGATAGAGGAGAGGGCGTGGGAGCGAAAGGGGGAGGAGCTTTGGGACGAGGCTCCTGGGGCGGTGGGCTTGGTTCGGGGAGGGGCGTGGCTTGGAGGACTCATAGCGAGGCCTGTGGATAAGGGGCAGAGCTTGGCAAATGACATGCCTTGGtttgggcggggggggcggggtgggtaCACCCTCGGTGGGCGGACCCGGAACCCTGGCCTGACAGCTTCCCCGCCCCGCCTGGCAGGAGTGAGCAGCGGACAGGAAAATGGCAAGGTCTGGAGCGTGGCGAGCACAGTGCGGTTTCGGGTGGACCGCAAGGACGACGGCGGTATCGTCATCTGCGAGGCGCAGAACCAGGCGCTGCCCTCCGGACACAGCAAGCAGACGCAGTACGTGCTGGACGTGCAGTGTAAGTGCCCGGCGGGTCGGGACCCGGGGGGCCGGAGGGTCCCAACGCCAGCCGCTTGCCCCCGGGAGGGTTTCCAGCCCCGCGTGATGACCCGGACCACCTCTCTCCCATCTCATTTCCGCCCACAGACTCTCCCACGGCCCGGATCCATGCCTCCCAAGCTGTGGTGAGGGAGGGAGACACGCTGGTGCTAACGTGTGCTGTAACAGGGAACCCCAGGTGAGCTGCTGGACCCGAGACTCCTGGGTCCTGACAAGAAGACCGGGGACCTGGACACCTGTGTCTCGGGAAAGAGAGGACTGGACGAACAGAGGGGCCTGGGGCCCGGACTTCTGCGCCCTGAGGGAGGAGGAGTCTGGCGTTTGGGCTTGTGGATCTTGAGGAAGGAAGCTGTGGGGCCCTGGACTCCTGGATTCTGACGGTGGAacgggcggggggcgggaggcTAGGATTCTTGAGACTGGTGTCGGGTGGAAGCTGGGCCCAGGACTGCAGGTTATATTGGAAGGATAGGGCTGGCTAGTAAGGACCCTCTTATTTGGAGATGCTACATATCTAGATTACTGAGAACCCAGAATTGGATGTTGGCACCTGTGTCCCTAACTCTCACTATATTTTACTCATGCCCAGACCAAACCAGATCCGCTGGAACCGCGGGAATGAATCTTTGCCAGAGCGGGCCGAGGCGGTCGGGGAGACGCTTACTCTGCCAGGCTTGGTATCAGCCGATAATGGCACCTACACTTGCGAGGCGTCGAACAAGCACGGCCACGCGAGGGCGCTCTATGTACTCGTGGTCTACGGTGAGGGCAGGCAGCGGCCGGCCTGGGGGCGGGGCTCAAGGCAGGGGCGGGGCCTCGGAGGTCTCCGGGTGTCCTGGGTGGGGCGGGGCCTTGGGAATGGGCGAGCTGGATTGGATGGTTCAAGACCTGCCAGGGGTGTTTGAAGGGCCTGTGCAAAGGGTGATTCCTTGGGGTCAACAGCCAACAGAATTCCTGGAGTTCTGCGGCCAGATTGACCGTCTGGGTTCACATTGGGCTCTGCAGCATCCTATTGCGGGTAACTTTgcgccttagtttcctcattggtTAAGTGGAAATAAacaatagcacctacctcatagggttgtgaaGATTATATGAGCTAAATATATAAAGGGGTTGAAATGGCCCCTAGCACAAAATAAGTGTTATGTGGTTAGCCCTTATAACGGTGGGGCAGGAATTTTGGAAGTTGTTGGGCCCTATAGCTCAGCATTTTAAATACCTGGAGTGTTTTAGACAAGGGGGAAAGGGACTTGGACCTGAGGTTCTGTGGGTCAAGGAGTCCAAAGAAAAGGGATGTGCTGTTTCTGTTCtgtggggaatggggtgggggaaggaagtggGATAGTACTGGCAAAAGGACTCAGGGGCTGGGTCGGGCAGTGTGCAAACCAACACGCGCGCATTCTTTGTGGAAGTGGAGCATCAGGAAAGAGTGGAGCCAGGACAAGGGGCCAGGAGCGGCAATAACTTGAGGGGCGTGGCACGTAAAAGCGCGGTTAGTGTGTGGACTGGTTTAAGCGATCCACAGCGATGGGGCCGGGCTGGGACCGTCCTCCGATGACCTGGTCCTGCGCCCTGTCTCTCTGGCAGACCCGGGTGCGGTGGTAGAGGCTCAGACGTCGGTGCCCTACGCCATTGTGGGCGGCATCCTGGCGCTACTGGTGTTTCTGATCATATGTGTGCTGGTGGGCATGGTCTGGTGCTCAGTACGGCAGAAGGGTGAGTGGGGGCGGGGTCTGAATTCAGCGAGAGGTGTGGCTGGTTGTGGGATCCGGAAGGGGGCGGGGCCTAGAGTCCGGGTTGGAAAGAGGGCGGGCGTACAGCCGAGGTGATAAGGGGGCGGAGCCTAGATCCGGGATTCGAAATCTGGCGGGACCTGAGGCCAAGATTCCAAAAGGGCGGACCTTTCCGCCACGACTCTAAAAGGGGTGAAACGTTGAAGGCCAATTAAGGCCGTGGGTTTGAATAAAACATTTATCTTCCTAATTGTTGGATTCGTTGGGAGCAGAGCAAGGGGACACCGCCAAGAGAATGGATAAGGGTGGTCTTTCTGTGAACTTTTGGAGTCTTCCTAATTCTGCTTTTACCTCTTTTCTGCCCCTGTTTTGCTATCCCCTGGACTTGATGACCTCTCCCTGtatgttccctttctccctctttcttcgcCTGGTATGTCTTGTCTGTCTCCGTCTTCCCGTGTATTTCTGCCCAACTCCTGGGTCCACATATGTGTCGCCTGTGCCTGGGGGTCTGCCACCCCTCAGGCTCCTATCTGACCCATGAGGCCAGTGGCCTGGATGAGCAGGGAGAAGCAAGAGAAGCCTTTCTCAATGGCAGCGACGGAcacaagaggaaagaagaattcTTCATCTgaccccacctccacccaggcCTGGGCCTGGTCCTGGGCTGGGGTCCACCCCACTGCCAGCTGCAAAGACATTTACCAGAGTCTGGGATGGTgggcctctccccccaccactaACACCTCAGACGCTTGGGCAGGGATGAGGGTGTCGGATCCTGGGTCTCTGCAAAGGCCAGAAGCAAGGGCCCAGAGGTCTGGGCCCCCCAGGGGGCAGGGGCCAAAGGTCCAGACCCCCCAAGTCCAGGGAGGGCGGTAGGGATTGGGTTGGGGGAAGATAACTGGGGGAAGGCCAGGGCCCCTAGGCTGCAGAACCAGGTCTTGTGGGGAAGGGGTCAGATTctgggaagggtggggtgggcagggaaggggaacACAGATTTCTTTGGGGGTCCCAGACCCCATGCCAGCCATTGTAGGAGTTCCACAGAGCTCTGGGCACCTCTTTGCAAAGCCATGTTTGCACGGTGGGGgtaagggtggggggagggcatggAAACAGGGATTCTGTGTCTTTGTGTCATAACTTCGATGGGGGCCGTGAAGGAGACAGCCCCAACCCTTTTCTCCAATTCCCAGGTTCCTGggctccccttccctccacctcctccccccatATCTGTCCTATCCATATTTGTCTCTCTTTCCACCCACTCCTGGGGGGGccttccccatctctcctccaggccctccagggagagggaaaggagttTGGGGGGTGCGTTGCTCTCtatggttttatatataatatattaaaaaaaaattaaaaatctgtatgAAAATATCAGattgcacccccctcccctcattccTGGCTTTTGCccc
Encoded proteins:
- the CADM4 gene encoding cell adhesion molecule 4 translates to MHRDGKNIVAIFAGKLQCVPRCERQDLRNRGREKRWNCSPQRVSLSTGPGAGQEVQTENVTVAEGGVAEITCRLHQYDGSIVVIQNPARQTLFFNGTRALKDERFQLEEFSPRRVRIRLSDARLEDEGGYFCQLYTEDTHHQIATLTVLVAPENPVVEVREQAVEGGEVELSCLVPRSRPAAVLRWYRDRKELKGVSSGQENGKVWSVASTVRFRVDRKDDGGIVICEAQNQALPSGHSKQTQYVLDVQYSPTARIHASQAVVREGDTLVLTCAVTGNPRPNQIRWNRGNESLPERAEAVGETLTLPGLVSADNGTYTCEASNKHGHARALYVLVVYDPGAVVEAQTSVPYAIVGGILALLVFLIICVLVGMVWCSVRQKGSYLTHEASGLDEQGEAREAFLNGSDGHKRKEEFFI